One region of Deltaproteobacteria bacterium genomic DNA includes:
- the fba gene encoding class II fructose-1,6-bisphosphate aldolase has product MPLTTPKEMFTRAYAEGFAVGGFNVNNMEIIQGIMAAGNAEQSPLILQVSAGARRYAGQGYIIKLMEAALAENDLPVCLHLDHGQTFEICKEVIDGGFSSVMIDGSHLSFEDNIALTKQVVAYAHDRGVWVEAELGKLAGVEDDVSSEHSVYTDPDQAAEFVGKTGCDSLAIAIGTSHGAYKFTGEAKLDFARLEKIAALLPGYPIVLHGASSVPQEFVAMANQYGAQIGGAKGVPEDLLRKAAASAVCKINIDTDIRLAMTATIRKYLTENPSHFDPRQYLQVARDAVRDMVAHKIRNVLGSSNKI; this is encoded by the coding sequence ATGCCTTTGACCACACCCAAGGAAATGTTCACCCGGGCTTATGCCGAGGGTTTTGCCGTGGGCGGTTTCAATGTGAACAACATGGAGATCATCCAGGGCATCATGGCCGCCGGAAACGCGGAACAGTCCCCGCTGATCCTGCAGGTCTCCGCCGGCGCCCGCCGCTATGCCGGGCAGGGCTACATTATCAAGCTCATGGAGGCGGCCCTGGCCGAAAACGATCTGCCGGTCTGCCTGCATCTGGACCACGGCCAGACATTCGAAATCTGCAAGGAGGTCATCGACGGCGGCTTTTCCTCGGTCATGATCGACGGCTCGCACCTGTCCTTCGAGGACAACATCGCCCTGACCAAGCAAGTCGTGGCCTATGCCCATGACCGGGGCGTGTGGGTCGAGGCGGAGCTTGGCAAGCTGGCCGGCGTCGAGGATGACGTCAGCTCCGAGCACAGTGTCTACACCGATCCGGATCAGGCCGCGGAATTCGTCGGCAAGACCGGCTGCGATTCCCTGGCCATCGCCATCGGCACCAGCCACGGGGCCTACAAATTCACCGGCGAGGCCAAGCTCGATTTTGCCCGGCTGGAAAAGATCGCCGCGCTTTTGCCCGGATATCCCATCGTTCTGCACGGCGCGTCATCGGTGCCGCAGGAGTTCGTGGCCATGGCCAATCAGTACGGTGCCCAGATCGGCGGGGCCAAGGGCGTGCCCGAGGATCTGCTGCGCAAGGCCGCGGCCTCGGCCGTGTGCAAGATCAACATCGACACCGACATCCGTCTGGCCATGACCGCCACCATTCGCAAGTATCTGACCGAAAATCCAAGTCACTTCGACCCGCGCCAGTACTTGCAGGTGGCCCGGGACGCGGTGCGCGACATGGTCGCCCACAAGATCCGCAACGTGCTTGGCTCGTCCAATAAAATCTAA